The following proteins are encoded in a genomic region of Sulfurovum indicum:
- a CDS encoding primosomal protein N', producing MHYYEVFLLRSSAPCLTYHADGVLYAGSVVSVPLKNSLKEAVIVAEVQKPDFKTAEISTVTDKRYSAKQMEMAKFISEYYFSSFSEAISLFIPYRRGAPCGYPKRRGCADGGQPQGIAPTLTTIQQNAYTQLLQKEKALLFGVTGAGKTEIFIALMAKMLEEGKTSIFLMPEISLTPQMEKRLKVYFGDAVAMWHSRITRKKKEQILEAIEDGRVRIVAGARSALFTPLPDLGLIIVDEEHDDSYKAQTRPRYHARDVAVLMGQKLGAKVVLASATPSMTSYAKYDVVKLEKPFIETKKQYRFIAGDSISQPILNALERNFSSGHQSLLFLPTRGNFKYLYCERCGKTHLCPFCSVGMALHRKYRHLKCHYCNYTEPIQDTCQHCGHTPLKSERMGTQEAIEVITSAIAGIKVEQFDRDSITTSKKLKDALKRFESGASHLILGTQMLSKGHDYANITLSVIMGLDHILGLADYRARERAMSLLLQIAGRSGRAKEAEVLVQTNDPDFFRTYLHDYEVFIKDELAFLEMAQYPPFVSLARILIAHKDEAKAGKITLDTVTKLKVFEEIEIVGHGKAPVERIADKFRFQILLKAKNRVPLLKALHSVDCREIEIDMDPVEFS from the coding sequence GTGCATTACTACGAAGTTTTTCTGTTACGGTCAAGTGCGCCGTGTCTGACTTATCATGCAGATGGTGTACTCTATGCAGGTTCTGTTGTTTCCGTACCTTTAAAAAACAGTCTAAAAGAGGCTGTTATTGTTGCTGAAGTACAAAAACCGGACTTCAAAACAGCAGAGATAAGTACTGTTACAGACAAAAGATACAGTGCCAAACAGATGGAGATGGCGAAGTTCATCTCAGAATACTATTTCTCTTCTTTTTCTGAGGCGATCTCATTGTTTATCCCGTACCGTAGGGGTGCCCCTTGTGGGTACCCTAAGAGAAGAGGCTGTGCAGATGGAGGGCAACCACAAGGGATTGCCCCTACATTGACTACCATTCAGCAAAACGCTTACACACAACTGTTGCAAAAAGAGAAAGCCCTGCTTTTTGGTGTTACCGGTGCAGGAAAGACCGAAATTTTTATCGCGTTGATGGCTAAGATGCTTGAAGAGGGCAAAACCTCTATTTTTCTGATGCCGGAGATCTCTCTGACCCCCCAAATGGAGAAACGCCTGAAGGTCTATTTTGGGGATGCAGTGGCAATGTGGCACTCCAGGATAACAAGAAAGAAAAAAGAGCAGATCCTGGAAGCTATAGAGGACGGGAGAGTGCGCATAGTGGCAGGAGCGCGTTCTGCACTCTTTACACCACTGCCAGACCTTGGGCTGATCATTGTAGATGAAGAGCATGATGACAGTTACAAAGCACAGACCCGTCCGCGTTACCATGCGCGTGATGTGGCTGTACTGATGGGACAGAAACTTGGTGCCAAAGTAGTGTTGGCATCGGCAACACCCAGTATGACCTCCTATGCCAAATATGATGTTGTGAAATTGGAAAAACCGTTTATAGAGACAAAGAAGCAGTACCGCTTCATTGCCGGTGACAGCATCAGCCAGCCTATTCTGAATGCACTGGAGAGAAACTTCAGCTCAGGGCATCAGTCACTGCTTTTCCTGCCTACACGGGGGAACTTCAAGTATCTGTATTGTGAGCGGTGCGGGAAGACGCATCTGTGTCCTTTCTGTTCGGTAGGAATGGCACTGCACCGGAAATACAGACACCTGAAATGCCACTACTGCAACTATACAGAGCCAATACAGGATACTTGTCAGCATTGCGGGCATACACCGCTAAAGAGCGAGCGTATGGGAACACAGGAAGCTATAGAGGTCATTACTTCAGCCATAGCAGGTATTAAGGTTGAACAATTCGATCGTGACAGTATTACGACATCCAAAAAGCTTAAAGATGCACTGAAGCGTTTTGAAAGTGGTGCAAGTCATCTGATTTTAGGAACACAGATGCTTTCCAAGGGGCATGACTATGCCAATATTACGCTCTCTGTCATTATGGGACTTGATCACATTCTAGGGTTGGCTGATTACCGTGCCAGAGAACGTGCTATGAGTCTTTTGTTGCAGATAGCCGGGCGAAGCGGACGTGCCAAAGAAGCAGAAGTACTGGTACAGACAAATGATCCGGATTTTTTCAGGACCTACCTGCATGACTATGAAGTGTTCATCAAAGATGAATTAGCCTTTCTGGAAATGGCACAATACCCTCCTTTCGTTTCTCTGGCACGCATACTCATTGCCCATAAAGATGAAGCCAAAGCAGGCAAGATCACACTTGATACCGTCACAAAGCTCAAAGTATTTGAAGAGATAGAGATTGTAGGACACGGGAAAGCTCCGGTAGAGCGGATCGCTGACAAGTTCAGATTTCAGATATTGCTCAAAGCCAAAAACAGAGTACCGTTATTAAAAGCATTGCACAGTGTAGACTGCAGAGAGATTGAGATCGATATGGATCCGGTTGAATTTTCATAG
- a CDS encoding four helix bundle protein, whose product MSVLVDKSYGFAIRVVKLSIYLNNEKKEYTLSKQLLRSGTAIGALIAEAQYAQSKADFINKLQIALKEANESKYWIRLLHDTEFLTLQMFESILPDIEALIKMLTSSINTTKERTT is encoded by the coding sequence TTGAGTGTTTTGGTAGATAAAAGCTATGGTTTTGCAATCAGAGTGGTTAAATTGTCTATATATCTGAACAATGAGAAAAAAGAATACACTTTGAGCAAACAGCTATTGCGCTCGGGTACAGCTATTGGCGCATTGATTGCAGAAGCGCAATATGCTCAATCAAAAGCGGATTTTATCAATAAGCTTCAAATCGCACTAAAAGAAGCAAACGAAAGCAAGTATTGGATACGTCTGCTTCATGATACAGAATTTCTTACGTTGCAAATGTTTGAAAGTATTTTGCCCGATATAGAAGCACTTATTAAGATGTTGACAAGCAGTATTAATACAACAAAAGAGAGAACAACATGA